The proteins below come from a single Rosa rugosa chromosome 2, drRosRugo1.1, whole genome shotgun sequence genomic window:
- the LOC133729250 gene encoding uncharacterized protein LOC133729250 isoform X2: MWCNWSHKPGVQCFYCQSVFNNPQAVGGHLRVHQEEIKEMKSWNFPGHFSNSEIITSNTQPLTISHPENFSEGAGSHQSRLLSNGVCQFNTDQVQNFMDSMPSLSENALPCFQNNYCGKLPSLVDAVTFDPDLSSNQSPAFKERNILDFFNCNLSQSSGQGEAGQSKKNNGGKRRCSGEAQGNAGTVNELKRTKINSDEMETDSPQKKELLLVKEEDNSNSGSGMPYDVEEGETNLDLSLHL; encoded by the exons ATGTGGTGCAACTGGTCACATAAACCT GGTGTACAGTGCTTCTATTGCCAAAGCGTGTTCAACAATCCCCAGGCTGTAGGGGGGCATCTTCGGGTCCATCaggaagagatcaaggaaatgAAGAGCTGGAACTttcctggccatttcagtaactCAGAAATCATTACTAGCAATACTCAACCTCTCACCATCTCCCATCCTGAGAACTTTTCTGAAGGTGCTGGGAGCCATCAATCTCGTTTGCTCTCAAATGGAGTTTGTCAGTTCAATACTGATCAAGTTCAAAATTTTATGGATAGTATGCCATCCCTTTCTGAAAATGCCTTGCCATGCTTTCAGAATAACTACTGTGGCAAGCTTCCTTCTCTTGTGGATGCTGTAACTTTTGATCCAGATCTCAGCTCAAATCAGTCGCCTGCCTTCAAGGAGCGTAATATTCTTGATTTCTTTAATTGCAATCTCAGTCAATCTTCAGGCCAAGGTGAAGCTGGTCAATCTAAGAAAAATAATGGAGGTAAGAGGCGCTGCTCAGGTGAAGCCCAAGGAAATGCTGGGACTGTGAATGAGTTGAAAAGGACCAAGATTAACTCAGATGAGATGGAAACTGATAGTCCTCAGAAGAAAGAGCTTCTTCTTGTTAAAGAGGAGGACAACTCCAATTCTGGTTCAGGAATGCCTTATGATGTGGAAGAAGGCGAGACAAACCTTGATCTGTCGCTACATCTGTAG
- the LOC133729250 gene encoding uncharacterized protein LOC133729250 isoform X3, translating to MWCNWSHKPCFYCQSVFNNPQAVGGHLRVHQEEIKEMKSWNFPGHFSNSEIITSNTQPLTISHPENFSEGAGSHQSRLLSNGVCQFNTDQVQNFMDSMPSLSENALPCFQNNYCGKLPSLVDAVTFDPDLSSNQSPAFKERNILDFFNCNLSQSSGQGEAGQSKKNNGGKRRCSGEAQGNAGTVNELKRTKINSDEMETDSPQKKELLLVKEEDNSNSGSGMPYDVEEGETNLDLSLHL from the exons ATGTGGTGCAACTGGTCACATAAACCT TGCTTCTATTGCCAAAGCGTGTTCAACAATCCCCAGGCTGTAGGGGGGCATCTTCGGGTCCATCaggaagagatcaaggaaatgAAGAGCTGGAACTttcctggccatttcagtaactCAGAAATCATTACTAGCAATACTCAACCTCTCACCATCTCCCATCCTGAGAACTTTTCTGAAGGTGCTGGGAGCCATCAATCTCGTTTGCTCTCAAATGGAGTTTGTCAGTTCAATACTGATCAAGTTCAAAATTTTATGGATAGTATGCCATCCCTTTCTGAAAATGCCTTGCCATGCTTTCAGAATAACTACTGTGGCAAGCTTCCTTCTCTTGTGGATGCTGTAACTTTTGATCCAGATCTCAGCTCAAATCAGTCGCCTGCCTTCAAGGAGCGTAATATTCTTGATTTCTTTAATTGCAATCTCAGTCAATCTTCAGGCCAAGGTGAAGCTGGTCAATCTAAGAAAAATAATGGAGGTAAGAGGCGCTGCTCAGGTGAAGCCCAAGGAAATGCTGGGACTGTGAATGAGTTGAAAAGGACCAAGATTAACTCAGATGAGATGGAAACTGATAGTCCTCAGAAGAAAGAGCTTCTTCTTGTTAAAGAGGAGGACAACTCCAATTCTGGTTCAGGAATGCCTTATGATGTGGAAGAAGGCGAGACAAACCTTGATCTGTCGCTACATCTGTAG
- the LOC133729250 gene encoding uncharacterized protein LOC133729250 isoform X1 produces MGINRGKEQGTLPRPSIVIAPASFTSSCKNCIKVFLLTPNLEKGVQCFYCQSVFNNPQAVGGHLRVHQEEIKEMKSWNFPGHFSNSEIITSNTQPLTISHPENFSEGAGSHQSRLLSNGVCQFNTDQVQNFMDSMPSLSENALPCFQNNYCGKLPSLVDAVTFDPDLSSNQSPAFKERNILDFFNCNLSQSSGQGEAGQSKKNNGGKRRCSGEAQGNAGTVNELKRTKINSDEMETDSPQKKELLLVKEEDNSNSGSGMPYDVEEGETNLDLSLHL; encoded by the coding sequence ATGGGTATAAATAGAGGTAAGGAGCAAGGCACTCTTCCTCGTCCCTCCATTGTTATTGCTCCTGCTAGCTTTACTTCTTCTTGCAAGAATTGTATTAAGGTTTTCCTTTTGACCCCTAACCTTGAAAAGGGTGTACAGTGCTTCTATTGCCAAAGCGTGTTCAACAATCCCCAGGCTGTAGGGGGGCATCTTCGGGTCCATCaggaagagatcaaggaaatgAAGAGCTGGAACTttcctggccatttcagtaactCAGAAATCATTACTAGCAATACTCAACCTCTCACCATCTCCCATCCTGAGAACTTTTCTGAAGGTGCTGGGAGCCATCAATCTCGTTTGCTCTCAAATGGAGTTTGTCAGTTCAATACTGATCAAGTTCAAAATTTTATGGATAGTATGCCATCCCTTTCTGAAAATGCCTTGCCATGCTTTCAGAATAACTACTGTGGCAAGCTTCCTTCTCTTGTGGATGCTGTAACTTTTGATCCAGATCTCAGCTCAAATCAGTCGCCTGCCTTCAAGGAGCGTAATATTCTTGATTTCTTTAATTGCAATCTCAGTCAATCTTCAGGCCAAGGTGAAGCTGGTCAATCTAAGAAAAATAATGGAGGTAAGAGGCGCTGCTCAGGTGAAGCCCAAGGAAATGCTGGGACTGTGAATGAGTTGAAAAGGACCAAGATTAACTCAGATGAGATGGAAACTGATAGTCCTCAGAAGAAAGAGCTTCTTCTTGTTAAAGAGGAGGACAACTCCAATTCTGGTTCAGGAATGCCTTATGATGTGGAAGAAGGCGAGACAAACCTTGATCTGTCGCTACATCTGTAG